Proteins from one Dromiciops gliroides isolate mDroGli1 chromosome 6, mDroGli1.pri, whole genome shotgun sequence genomic window:
- the GUCY1B1 gene encoding guanylate cyclase soluble subunit beta-1 isoform X1: MYGFVNHALELLVIRNYGPEVWEDIKKEAQLDEEGQFLVRIIYDDSKTYDLVAAASKVLNLNAGEILQMFGKMFFVFCQESGYDTILRVLGSNVREFLQNLDALHDHLATIYPGMRAPSFRCTDAEKGKGLILHYYSEREGLQDIVIGIIKTVAQQIHGTEIDMKVIQQRNEECDHTQFLIEEKESKEEDFYEDLDRFEENGTQESRISPYTFCKAFPFHIIFDRDLVVTQCGNAIYRVLPQLQPGNCSLLSVFSLVRPHIDISFHGILSHINTVFVLRSKEGLLDVEKLECEDELTGTEISCLRLKGQMIYLPEAESILFLCSPSVMNLDDLTRRGLYLSDIPLHDATRDLVLLGEQFREEYKLTQELEILTDRLQLTLRALEDEKKKTDTLLYSVLPPSVANELRHKRPVPAKRYDNVTILFSGIVGFNAFCSKHASGEGAMKIVNLLNDLYTRFDILTDSRKNPFVYKVETVGDKYMTVSGLPEPCIHHARSICHLALDMMEIAGQVQVDGESVQITIGIHTGEVVTGVIGQRMPRYCLFGNTVNLTSRTETTGEKGKINVSEYTYRCLMTPDNSDPQFHLEHRGPVSMKGKKEPMQVWFLSRKNTEDEETKQDES; the protein is encoded by the exons AAAAGAGGCACAGTTGGATGAAGAAGGGCAGTTTCTTGTCAGAATAATATATGATGATTCTAAAACATATGATCTGGTTGCTGCAGCAAGCAAAGTTCTCA ATCTCAATGCGGGAGAAATCCTACAAATGTTTGGGAAgatgttttttgtgttttgccAAGAGTCTGGTTATGATACCATCCTCCGTGTCCTGGGCTCCAATGTCAGAGAATTTCTACAG AACCTTGATGCTCTCCATGACCACCTTGCTACTATCTATCCAGGCATGCGTGCACCTTCATTTAGGTGCACTGATGCAGAAAAGGGCAAAGGACTCATTCTGCACTATTACTCAGAGAGAGAAGGACTACAGGATATTGTCATTGGCATCATCAAAACTGTTGCCCAACAGATACATGGCACTGAAATCGACATGAAG GTTATTCagcaaagaaatgaagaatgtgACCACACACAATTTTTAATTGAAGAAAAGGAATCTAAGGAAGAGGATTTTTATGAAGATCTTGACAGATTTGAAGAAAACGGCACCCAGGAATCCCGCATCAGTCCTTATACCTTCTGCAAAGCATTTCCTTTTCATATAATATTTGACAGGGATCTAGTAGTAACTCAGTGTGGAAATGCTATATACAGAGTGCTTCCCCAG CTTCAGCCTGGAAATTGCAGCCTATTATCTGTCTTCTCTCTGGTTCGTCCTCATATTGATATCAGTTTCCATGGAATCCTCTCACATATCAACACTGTATTTGTCTTGAGAAGCAAG GAAGGATTATTGGATGTGGAGAAGCTGGAGTGTGAAGATGAGCTGACTGGGACCGAGATCAGTTGCTTACGCCTTAAGGGACAAATGATCTACTTACCTGAAGCAGAGAGCATCCTTTTCCTGTGTTCACCAAG TGTAATGAATCTGGATGACCTAACAAGGAGAGGTCTCTATTTGAGTGACATCCCTTTGCATGATGCCACCCGTGACCTCGTTCTTTTGGGAGAGCAGTTCCGAGAGGAATATAAGCTGACACAAGAACTGGAAATCCTCACAGACAGACTACAGCTCACTCTGAGAGCActggaagatgaaaagaaaaagacagacac GTTATTGTATTCTGTCCTTCCCCCTTCAGTTGCTAATGAGCTGAGACATAAACGCCCAGTACCTGCCAAGAGGTATGACAATGTCACTATCCTATTCAGTGGGATTGTGGGATTCAATGCTTTCTGCAGCAAACATGCATCTGGAGAAGGAGCCATGAAGATCGTCAATCTTCTAAATGACCTCTACACCAGATTTGATATCTTGACTGATTCACGGAAAAATCCATTTGTCTATAAG GTGGAGACTGTCGGTGATAAGTATATGACTGTCAGTGGTTTGCCAGAGCCTTGTATTCACCACGCTCGCTCCATTTGCCACTTGGCCCTTGACATGATGGAAATAGCTGGCCAGGTCCAGGTAGATGGAGAATCTGTGCAG ATAACAATtggaatccatactggagaggtGGTGACTGGAGTCATAGGCCAGAGGATGCCTCGCTACTGCCTCTTTGGGAACACCGTTAACCTTACAAGCCGGACAGAAACCacaggagaaaaggggaagatcAATGTGTCTGAGTACACCTACAG gtGTCTTATGACACCAGATAATTCAGATCCACAATTTCATCTGGAGCACAGAGGACCAGTGTCCATGAAGGGTAAAAAAGAGCCAATGCAAGTTTGGTTTCTGTCCAGAAAAAATACAGAGGACGAG
- the GUCY1B1 gene encoding guanylate cyclase soluble subunit beta-1 isoform X2 has protein sequence MFGKMFFVFCQESGYDTILRVLGSNVREFLQNLDALHDHLATIYPGMRAPSFRCTDAEKGKGLILHYYSEREGLQDIVIGIIKTVAQQIHGTEIDMKVIQQRNEECDHTQFLIEEKESKEEDFYEDLDRFEENGTQESRISPYTFCKAFPFHIIFDRDLVVTQCGNAIYRVLPQLQPGNCSLLSVFSLVRPHIDISFHGILSHINTVFVLRSKEGLLDVEKLECEDELTGTEISCLRLKGQMIYLPEAESILFLCSPSVMNLDDLTRRGLYLSDIPLHDATRDLVLLGEQFREEYKLTQELEILTDRLQLTLRALEDEKKKTDTLLYSVLPPSVANELRHKRPVPAKRYDNVTILFSGIVGFNAFCSKHASGEGAMKIVNLLNDLYTRFDILTDSRKNPFVYKVETVGDKYMTVSGLPEPCIHHARSICHLALDMMEIAGQVQVDGESVQITIGIHTGEVVTGVIGQRMPRYCLFGNTVNLTSRTETTGEKGKINVSEYTYRCLMTPDNSDPQFHLEHRGPVSMKGKKEPMQVWFLSRKNTEDEETKQDES, from the exons ATGTTTGGGAAgatgttttttgtgttttgccAAGAGTCTGGTTATGATACCATCCTCCGTGTCCTGGGCTCCAATGTCAGAGAATTTCTACAG AACCTTGATGCTCTCCATGACCACCTTGCTACTATCTATCCAGGCATGCGTGCACCTTCATTTAGGTGCACTGATGCAGAAAAGGGCAAAGGACTCATTCTGCACTATTACTCAGAGAGAGAAGGACTACAGGATATTGTCATTGGCATCATCAAAACTGTTGCCCAACAGATACATGGCACTGAAATCGACATGAAG GTTATTCagcaaagaaatgaagaatgtgACCACACACAATTTTTAATTGAAGAAAAGGAATCTAAGGAAGAGGATTTTTATGAAGATCTTGACAGATTTGAAGAAAACGGCACCCAGGAATCCCGCATCAGTCCTTATACCTTCTGCAAAGCATTTCCTTTTCATATAATATTTGACAGGGATCTAGTAGTAACTCAGTGTGGAAATGCTATATACAGAGTGCTTCCCCAG CTTCAGCCTGGAAATTGCAGCCTATTATCTGTCTTCTCTCTGGTTCGTCCTCATATTGATATCAGTTTCCATGGAATCCTCTCACATATCAACACTGTATTTGTCTTGAGAAGCAAG GAAGGATTATTGGATGTGGAGAAGCTGGAGTGTGAAGATGAGCTGACTGGGACCGAGATCAGTTGCTTACGCCTTAAGGGACAAATGATCTACTTACCTGAAGCAGAGAGCATCCTTTTCCTGTGTTCACCAAG TGTAATGAATCTGGATGACCTAACAAGGAGAGGTCTCTATTTGAGTGACATCCCTTTGCATGATGCCACCCGTGACCTCGTTCTTTTGGGAGAGCAGTTCCGAGAGGAATATAAGCTGACACAAGAACTGGAAATCCTCACAGACAGACTACAGCTCACTCTGAGAGCActggaagatgaaaagaaaaagacagacac GTTATTGTATTCTGTCCTTCCCCCTTCAGTTGCTAATGAGCTGAGACATAAACGCCCAGTACCTGCCAAGAGGTATGACAATGTCACTATCCTATTCAGTGGGATTGTGGGATTCAATGCTTTCTGCAGCAAACATGCATCTGGAGAAGGAGCCATGAAGATCGTCAATCTTCTAAATGACCTCTACACCAGATTTGATATCTTGACTGATTCACGGAAAAATCCATTTGTCTATAAG GTGGAGACTGTCGGTGATAAGTATATGACTGTCAGTGGTTTGCCAGAGCCTTGTATTCACCACGCTCGCTCCATTTGCCACTTGGCCCTTGACATGATGGAAATAGCTGGCCAGGTCCAGGTAGATGGAGAATCTGTGCAG ATAACAATtggaatccatactggagaggtGGTGACTGGAGTCATAGGCCAGAGGATGCCTCGCTACTGCCTCTTTGGGAACACCGTTAACCTTACAAGCCGGACAGAAACCacaggagaaaaggggaagatcAATGTGTCTGAGTACACCTACAG gtGTCTTATGACACCAGATAATTCAGATCCACAATTTCATCTGGAGCACAGAGGACCAGTGTCCATGAAGGGTAAAAAAGAGCCAATGCAAGTTTGGTTTCTGTCCAGAAAAAATACAGAGGACGAG